From a single Streptomyces sp. NBC_01264 genomic region:
- a CDS encoding HSP90 family protein, which produces MMSEEPHPNTFQVDLRGLVDLLSHHLYSSPRVYVRELLQNAVDAVTARHALDPEAEIRIRLSAAGNRVTIEDSGIGLTADEAHSLLATIGRSSKRGGPHGLETTRQEFLGQFGIGLLACFVVAREIRVVTRSARDPQAAPVEWLATDDGSYTVRELPSDARPEPGTTVVLEARPGAEEWTVPAKVEQLARDYGSLLPYDITFDDGSAAGPRPVTDRPAVWDRPFPTPAARRVALAGHCAQLFGFTPLDSIDLDLPVAGVRGVAYVLPEPTSPAHRSGHRVHLKGMLLTDRADNLLPDWAFFVRAVLDTDTLRPTASRENLYDDETLAAVREALGARVRAWLAELATSDPERLAAFLGVHHLGVKSLARHDAELLGLMLPWLPFETSDGSMNLEEFTSAHTEIHFTRTVEEFRQIAPIAAAHGLGVINAGYTYDADLLALLPSVRPELKVTELDAGAVTERLDPVPTSAELALAPFLATARTRLEPQGCDVVLRAFQPAAVPALYLDDRQARQERDRTAALETADSLWSGILGSLRGSAPRARLVLNHNNPLVRRIAALPDEALTATAVESLYGQALLRSQRPLRAADTTLLNRAFLGLLEWATHPVSSTAGSTDSSGNGNGTQEGQK; this is translated from the coding sequence ATGATGTCCGAAGAGCCCCATCCGAACACGTTCCAGGTCGACCTGCGCGGCCTGGTCGACCTGCTCTCCCACCACCTCTACTCCAGCCCCCGCGTGTACGTCCGCGAGCTCCTCCAGAACGCCGTCGACGCCGTCACCGCCCGCCACGCCCTGGATCCCGAGGCCGAGATCCGCATCCGGCTGTCGGCGGCCGGGAACCGGGTGACCATCGAGGACAGTGGCATCGGCCTGACCGCCGACGAGGCCCACTCCCTCCTCGCCACCATCGGACGCAGCTCCAAGCGCGGAGGCCCTCACGGCCTGGAGACCACCCGCCAGGAGTTCCTCGGCCAGTTCGGCATCGGTCTGCTCGCCTGCTTCGTCGTCGCCCGCGAGATCCGCGTGGTCACCCGCTCCGCCCGCGATCCGCAGGCCGCGCCCGTCGAATGGCTGGCCACGGACGACGGTTCCTACACCGTCCGCGAACTCCCCTCCGACGCCCGCCCGGAGCCCGGCACCACCGTCGTCCTGGAGGCGCGCCCCGGCGCCGAGGAGTGGACCGTCCCGGCCAAGGTCGAGCAGCTGGCCCGCGACTACGGCTCCCTGCTGCCCTACGACATCACCTTCGACGACGGCTCCGCCGCCGGGCCCCGCCCGGTCACCGACCGGCCCGCCGTCTGGGACCGGCCCTTCCCCACCCCCGCGGCCCGCCGCGTCGCGCTCGCCGGGCACTGCGCGCAGCTCTTCGGTTTCACCCCGCTCGACAGCATCGACCTCGATCTGCCCGTGGCGGGAGTGCGCGGAGTCGCGTACGTCCTGCCCGAGCCGACCAGTCCCGCCCACCGGTCCGGGCACCGCGTCCACCTCAAGGGCATGCTGCTGACCGACAGGGCCGACAACCTGCTGCCCGACTGGGCGTTCTTCGTCCGCGCCGTCCTCGACACCGACACCCTGCGGCCCACCGCCTCCCGCGAGAACCTGTACGACGACGAAACCCTGGCCGCCGTGCGGGAGGCCCTCGGTGCCCGCGTGCGCGCCTGGCTCGCCGAGCTCGCCACGAGCGATCCCGAGCGGCTGGCCGCCTTCCTCGGCGTCCACCACCTCGGGGTGAAGTCGCTGGCCCGGCACGACGCCGAGCTGCTCGGCCTGATGCTGCCCTGGCTGCCGTTCGAGACCAGCGACGGTTCGATGAACCTGGAGGAGTTCACCTCCGCGCACACCGAGATCCACTTCACCCGGACCGTGGAGGAGTTCCGCCAGATCGCCCCGATCGCGGCGGCCCACGGACTCGGCGTCATCAACGCCGGCTACACCTACGACGCCGACCTGCTGGCCCTGCTGCCCTCCGTACGCCCGGAACTCAAGGTCACCGAGCTGGACGCGGGAGCCGTCACCGAACGGCTCGATCCGGTGCCGACCTCCGCCGAACTGGCCCTGGCCCCCTTCCTCGCCACCGCCCGCACCCGCCTGGAACCCCAGGGCTGCGACGTCGTCCTGCGCGCCTTCCAGCCCGCCGCCGTCCCCGCGCTCTACCTCGACGACCGCCAGGCCCGTCAGGAGCGCGACCGTACCGCCGCCCTGGAGACCGCCGACTCGCTGTGGAGCGGCATCCTCGGTTCGCTGCGCGGCTCCGCCCCGCGCGCCCGCCTCGTGCTCAACCACAACAACCCGCTCGTCCGCCGGATCGCCGCCCTCCCCGACGAGGCCCTGACCGCCACGGCCGTCGAATCGCTCTACGGCCAGGCCCTGCTGAGGTCGCAGCGGCCACTGCGCGCGGCCGACACCACCCTGCTCAACCGGGCCTTCCTCGGACTCCTGGAATGGGCGACGCACCCCGTCAGCAGCACGGCCGGCAGCACAGACAGCAGCGGCAACGGCAACGGCACCCAGGAGGGGCAGAAGTGA
- a CDS encoding tetratricopeptide repeat protein, translating into MSTMTREEIERGLAENRQAPGGTARNAHAEALSTAAEATGDRPLFRAALDNLINSYLYSSESPKMLVPFARLLQEYDKDPGAFDEWDAHSLFWQFKWISGAIGNSPEIPLESAAGWLDEMERRYRIAGYSERPVREAELWLADTTGDDERAARAYAAWQAADRDDMSDCHACELNSQGHYAMLRGDDTEALRVWQPVLSGEQTCAEEPHRVLATSLLPLVRLGRFDEARSAHLRGYRLARGNESLLPSVGRHIEFCALTGNESRGLEILAEHAVHVAPLANLSDQLAFHGGILVLLRRLTELGHGRSPAVPYEGGPRTVSELYEVLRAGSLDIAGRFDARNGSTRVSERFLARIGAAPVTAVLPLGVRSSALAELPQPGPAAPAPATATAPGPAPAEGFAELLERARAARELGHPGAPALWDEVALRPGAAAGSDPLAAADVADHRALAAARAGAANAPELLAGVRDSYRELGLAERAALAELRLATVAAQSGTGAGELRALLAVALRAAEALDADEPLRTRRIALAELTGIRVESYLRSVEDPEDGHDPEHGHGHGHGPDPEHGRRELAAELAAFADSYAAALPDLAAEAEGMLGRLALSQGDPERAVALLAGSAERSVASARPWLAVDPLVLRAGVLMSLDRVAEAEESARAGLTHAAEVTDPETQGVVRLTLADILLGRGEADAEAALLALEAAHWFDQAGLTADGGAQARLLLARCHAREGRTAEAAEVLQSTLPDLLEHGEGQAVSVRDLLGDLLRELHDPRGAAEQYLLAAELSEGWEDPRPQANFAQAAADQLSEAQLVPEAVAAYERALELRRRSKDAPVAEVRILRSLAWLGLREEVTDAAVAGARARMGEAAELLTAALSQAPDDPGAPEARAELAETWNQLAQVLDRRVRADEEAREEDAETEAGRAEAGEAEDRRSASAEPLGAAELEALRLEEILLWERAAALHAELGPEHLQARFQCVNNAAWTEHELGRPEAGAARVSALAAEVRALPEGVAPEWLLESAERTTEHLLRTSS; encoded by the coding sequence GTGAGCACGATGACGCGCGAGGAGATCGAGCGCGGACTGGCCGAGAACCGCCAGGCTCCGGGCGGGACCGCGCGCAACGCGCATGCCGAAGCCCTGTCCACCGCGGCCGAAGCGACCGGGGACCGCCCGCTGTTCCGTGCGGCGCTGGACAACCTGATCAACTCCTACCTGTACAGCTCCGAGTCGCCGAAGATGCTCGTCCCCTTCGCCCGGCTGCTCCAGGAGTACGACAAGGACCCCGGCGCCTTCGACGAGTGGGACGCCCACTCGCTGTTCTGGCAGTTCAAGTGGATCTCCGGCGCCATCGGCAACTCCCCCGAGATCCCGCTGGAGTCGGCCGCCGGCTGGCTGGACGAGATGGAGCGCCGTTACCGGATCGCCGGCTACAGCGAGCGTCCCGTGCGCGAGGCCGAGCTGTGGCTCGCCGACACGACCGGCGACGACGAGCGGGCCGCCCGCGCGTACGCGGCCTGGCAGGCCGCCGACCGCGACGACATGAGCGACTGCCACGCCTGCGAACTCAACAGCCAGGGCCACTACGCCATGCTGCGCGGTGACGACACCGAGGCCCTGAGGGTCTGGCAGCCGGTGCTGTCCGGCGAGCAGACCTGCGCCGAGGAACCCCACCGGGTCCTGGCGACCTCGCTGCTGCCGCTGGTGCGGCTCGGCCGGTTCGACGAGGCCCGCTCGGCCCACCTGCGCGGATACCGCCTCGCCCGGGGCAACGAGAGCCTGCTGCCCTCGGTGGGACGGCACATCGAATTCTGCGCGCTCACCGGGAACGAGTCCCGGGGTCTGGAGATCCTGGCCGAGCACGCGGTGCACGTGGCCCCGCTCGCCAACCTCTCCGACCAGCTGGCCTTCCACGGCGGAATCCTCGTCCTGCTGCGCCGCCTGACGGAGCTGGGCCACGGCCGGAGCCCCGCCGTCCCCTACGAGGGCGGCCCGCGCACCGTGTCCGAGCTGTACGAGGTGCTCCGCGCGGGCTCGCTCGACATCGCCGGGCGGTTCGACGCCCGCAACGGCTCCACCCGGGTCTCCGAGCGGTTCCTCGCGCGGATCGGCGCGGCCCCGGTGACCGCGGTCCTGCCGCTGGGCGTACGCAGCTCCGCGCTCGCGGAGCTCCCGCAGCCGGGCCCCGCCGCCCCGGCGCCCGCAACGGCAACGGCACCGGGCCCGGCACCGGCCGAGGGGTTCGCGGAACTCCTGGAGCGGGCCCGGGCCGCACGCGAGCTCGGGCACCCCGGTGCGCCCGCCCTCTGGGACGAGGTGGCCCTGCGCCCCGGGGCGGCGGCCGGGTCCGATCCGCTGGCCGCCGCCGATGTGGCGGACCACCGGGCCCTGGCGGCCGCTCGGGCCGGCGCCGCGAACGCACCGGAACTGCTGGCCGGCGTACGCGACAGCTACCGGGAACTGGGGCTCGCGGAGCGGGCCGCCCTGGCCGAGCTGCGGCTGGCGACCGTGGCCGCGCAGTCGGGCACCGGGGCGGGGGAGCTGCGCGCACTGCTGGCCGTCGCCCTGCGCGCCGCCGAGGCACTGGACGCGGACGAGCCGCTGCGGACCCGGCGGATCGCCCTCGCGGAACTGACCGGAATCCGGGTGGAGTCGTACCTGCGCTCGGTCGAGGACCCCGAAGACGGGCACGACCCCGAGCACGGCCACGGACACGGCCACGGCCCCGACCCGGAGCATGGGCGCCGCGAGCTGGCCGCCGAACTGGCCGCCTTCGCCGATTCCTACGCCGCGGCCCTGCCCGACCTGGCGGCGGAGGCCGAGGGGATGCTGGGCCGGCTCGCCCTCTCGCAGGGCGACCCGGAACGCGCCGTGGCGCTGCTCGCCGGATCCGCCGAGCGGTCGGTGGCCTCGGCCCGGCCGTGGCTCGCCGTGGACCCGCTCGTGCTGCGGGCCGGCGTGCTGATGTCGCTGGACCGGGTGGCGGAGGCCGAGGAATCGGCCCGCGCCGGGCTGACCCATGCCGCCGAGGTGACCGACCCCGAGACGCAGGGCGTCGTACGGCTCACCCTCGCCGACATCCTGCTGGGGCGCGGCGAGGCCGACGCGGAGGCCGCGCTGCTCGCCCTGGAGGCGGCGCACTGGTTCGACCAGGCCGGGCTCACCGCCGACGGCGGCGCCCAGGCCCGCCTGCTGCTCGCCCGGTGCCATGCCCGCGAGGGCCGCACCGCCGAAGCGGCCGAGGTGTTGCAGTCGACGCTGCCGGACCTGCTGGAGCACGGTGAGGGCCAGGCCGTCTCGGTACGGGATCTCCTGGGCGACCTGCTGCGCGAACTGCACGACCCCCGGGGCGCGGCCGAGCAGTACCTGCTGGCGGCGGAGCTCTCCGAGGGCTGGGAGGACCCGCGTCCGCAGGCGAACTTCGCCCAGGCCGCCGCCGATCAGCTCTCCGAGGCGCAGCTGGTGCCGGAGGCGGTCGCCGCGTACGAGCGGGCCCTGGAACTGCGTCGGCGCTCCAAGGACGCCCCGGTCGCCGAGGTACGGATCCTGCGGTCGCTGGCCTGGCTGGGGCTGCGCGAAGAGGTCACCGACGCGGCGGTCGCGGGGGCCCGGGCCCGGATGGGCGAGGCCGCCGAACTGCTGACCGCCGCACTGTCGCAGGCACCCGACGATCCCGGGGCCCCCGAGGCACGGGCCGAGCTCGCCGAGACCTGGAACCAGCTCGCCCAGGTGCTCGACCGCCGGGTCCGCGCCGACGAGGAGGCTCGGGAGGAGGACGCGGAAACCGAGGCCGGGAGAGCGGAGGCCGGGGAAGCGGAGGACCGCCGCTCGGCGTCCGCGGAACCGCTGGGCGCGGCGGAGCTGGAGGCGCTGCGGCTGGAGGAGATCCTGCTCTGGGAGCGGGCCGCCGCCCTCCACGCGGAGCTCGGCCCGGAGCACCTGCAGGCCCGGTTCCAGTGCGTGAACAACGCCGCCTGGACCGAGCACGAGCTGGGCCGGCCCGAAGCCGGCGCCGCCCGGGTCTCGGCGCTGGCGGCCGAGGTCCGCGCGCTGCCCGAGGGCGTGGCCCCGGAGTGGCTCCTGGAAAGCGCCGAGCGCACCACCGAGCACCTGCTGCGCACCTCTTCCTGA